The following coding sequences lie in one Cryptococcus neoformans var. neoformans B-3501A chromosome 2, whole genome shotgun sequence genomic window:
- a CDS encoding hypothetical protein (HMMPfam hit to adh_short, short chain dehydrogenase, score: 120.8, E(): 3.2e-33), which translates to MPSQRVILVTGASGGIGRASSIALSNTFPSTAQPEQLVLVLVGRRQAELEETGRQCRDGTLIEVATGDASNEEDVKRIFETVKSKYGRLDVLFNNAGINDKSPGEFEDQDMDVFRKVLDINIMSAVLFTKYAFHLMKAQEPQGGRIINNGSISATSPRPNNTAYTLSKHAIHGLTRSTSLDGRKYHITCTELDIGNAATDLGSHVTAGSLQADGTKKVEPVMHVDNVAKTVAFIASLPAEADILSLEIIASGMPYVGRG; encoded by the exons ATGCCTTCCCAAAGAGTAATTCTCGTTACCGGCGCCTCAGGGGGCATTGGTCGTGCTTCGTCCATCGCTCTCTCCAACACTTTCCCTTCAACTGCCCAACCTGAACAGCTTGTTCTTGTTCTAGTCGGCCGAAGGCAAGCAGAACTTGAGGAGACGGGAAGGCAATGCAGGGATGGAACATTGATAGAAGTGGCCACCGGAGATGCTAgcaatgaggaagatgtaAAGAGGATTTTTGAAACGGTGAAATCCAAATATGGTCGACTTGACGTCTTATTCAAC aatgccGGTATCAACGACAAATCCCCAGGAGAGTTTGAAGACCAGGATATGGACGTGTTCCGAAAAGTATTGGACATCAATATCATGTCTGCTGTCCTC TTCACGAAATACGCTTTCCATCTCATGAAGGCCCAAGAACCTCAAGGTGGTAGGATTATCAACAATGGTAGCATTTCTGCGACAAGTCCCCGTCCCA ACAACACCGCTTATACTCTTTCTAAACACGCCATCCATGGTCTTACGCGCTCAACATCCCTTGATGGGCGAAAATACCATATCACATGCACTGAGTTGGACATCGGTAACGCTGCCACCGATTTAGGATCACACGTGACGGCTGGATCACTTCAGGCAGACGGCACGAAGAAAGTTGAGCCCGTGATGCACGTGGATAATGTGGCTAAAACGGTAGCATTCATTGCGAGTCTTCCTGCAGAGGCAGACATATTAAGCTTGGAGATTAT TGCGTCTGGTATGCCTTATGTTGGACGAGGTTAA
- a CDS encoding hypothetical protein (Match to ESTs gb|CF191953.1|CF191953, gb|CF191836.1|CF191836, gb|CF190136.1|CF190136; HMMPfam hit to FKBP_C, FKBP-type peptidyl-prolyl cis-trans isomerase, score: 182.6, E(): 7.7e-52), with the protein MFRSILTTSRPLVRQPLRQFTTTAIKMGVTVENISAGDGKTFPQPGDSVTIHYVGTLLDGSKFDSSRDRGTPFVCRIGQGQVIRGWDEGVPQLSIGQKANLICTPDYAYGARGFPPVIPPNSTLKFEVELLKIN; encoded by the exons atgttCAGATCTATCCTCACCACCTCTCGTCCCCTCGTTAGACAACCTCTTCGTCAATTTACTACCACAGCTATCAAAATGGGCGTTACTGTTGAG AACATTTCCGCCGGTGACGGCAAGACCTTCCCCCAGCCTGGAGACAGTGTCACTATCCACT ACGTTGGCACTCTTCTTGACGGTTCCAAGTTTGACTCTTCTCGAGACCGTGGAACCCCCTTCGTCTGCCGAATTGGTCAGGG CCAAGTGATCAGGGGTTGGGACGAGGGTGTTCCTCAGCTCTCCATCGGCCAGAAGGCTAACCTCATCTGCACCCCTGACTACG CCTACGGTGCTCGAGGTTTCCCCCCTGTTATCCCCCCTAACTCTACCCTGAAGTTCGAGG TTGAGCTCCTCAAGATCAACTAA
- a CDS encoding hypothetical protein (Match to EST gb|CF192063.1|CF192063; HMMPfam hit to Pro_isomerase, Cyclophilin type peptidyl-prolyl cis-trans isomerase, score: 241.7, E(): 1.3e-69) — MSEGAGSSSNLGKRPRDGENTSPAPENVNNNGLEVPEMPPADMEDSSDDEIGPMPGGDIVISKGRKKKRTVLPHEKLYLASLPDTDRYYKSFMHREPLNSITMTRTNFVITTSIDGHLKLWKKQEQGIEFVKHYRASLKAIVGVSASDDGKLFATVSEGGEGRVFDVVNFDMINILKFPYTPKACCWVHEPGAGQPLLAVSDVASPTIRIYDGRGDGKPLYELTKLHRAPVHLMVYTAKYDCVVSADEDGFMEYWQPSEPWGLPSVPGLWQYKSSTDLFHFKKSKTIPTCVTFSPNSSHFVTLALPSRAVHIFNFLTGKLTRTYDESLTAVMEMQQADTAVFKLDDMDFGRRLAAERELDRSESGPGGLLRTANAVWDESGNFVLYPTMLGIKVVNTVTNKVARVLGKDETLRFLNIALYQGAPAKKGVTTVQMAASANPLLQDKASRDPHLFATAYQKQRFYLFARSDKEESKGERDVFNERPTREEQTVAVPAEEKKRPSAKRCTIHTTKGDISVQLFPDEAPKTVENFITHARNGYYNGTIFHRIIKKFMIQGGDPFGDGTGGESIWGGTFEDEISPRLRHDRPYTLSMANAGPGTNGSQFFITTVPCQWLDGKHTVFGRAVGGLDSVDAIEDAKTDKNDRPFEDISISSITVE; from the exons ATGTCTGAAGGAGCTGGTTCATCGTCAAATCTTGGCAAGAGACCCCGTGACGGTGAAAACACCTCTCCTGCTCCGGAGaatgtcaacaacaacggaTTAGAAGTGCCAGAAATGCCTCCAGCCGATATGGAGGATTCATCCGATGATGAGATCGGTCCCATGCCTGGAGGAGACATAGTGATATCaaaggggagaaagaaaaagcgCACTG TTCTTCCGCATGAAAAACTCTACTTGGCGTCTCTCCCTGATACCGACCGCTACTACAAGTCTTTTATGCACCGGGAACCCCTAAACTCTATTACAATGACCAG GACAAACTTTGTCATTACGACATCCATTGACGGCCATCTCAAGCtctggaagaagcaagagcaGGGTATTGAGTTTGTTAAACACTACCGCGCATCCCTTAAGGCCATTGTGGGCGTGAGTGCCAGTGACGATGGTAAGCTGTTTGCCACCGTTTCggaaggtggtgaaggCCGGGTGTTCGACGTTGTCAACTTTG ACATGATAAATATCCTCAAGTTCCCATATACCCCCAAGGCATGTTGCTGGGTCCACGAGCCAGGGGCTGGGCAGCCATTGTTGGCGGTTTCCGATGTCGCTAGCCCGACTATCAGGATATAcgatggaagaggggaCGGCAAACCCTTATATGAGCTTACCAAACTTCACCGGGCTCCTGTGCATCTCATGGTC TACACGGCCAAATATGATTGCGTTGTCTCTGCCGACGAAGACGGCTTTATGGAATACTGGCAACCCAGCGAGCCTTGGGGCCTTCCTTCAGTCCCTGGTTTGTGGCAGTATAAGTCTTCCACTGATCTTTTCCATTTCAAAAAG TCAAAGACCATCCCCACCTGTGTCACGTTCTCTCCCAATTCCTCGCACTTTGTGAcccttgctcttccctccAGGGCTGTTCATATCTTCAACTTCCTTACGGGGAAGCTTACAAGGACGTACGATGAATCCCTCACGGCTGTTATGGAGATGCAACAGGCAGATACGGCTGTTTTCAAGTTGGACGACATGGACTTTGGCAGGAGATTGGCGGCTGAGAGAGAACTGGACAGAAGTGAAAGCGGACCGGGAGGGCTGTTGAGGACAGCGAATGCGGTATGGGACGAGAGTGGTAACTTTGTGCTCTATCCAACAATGCTGGGTATCAAGG TGGTCAACACCGTTACCAATAAAGTTGCTCGTGTGCTGGGAAAAGACGAAACACTTCGTTTCCTTAACATCGCCCTGTATCAAGGTGCCCCAGCTAAGAAGGGTGTGACCACTGTCCAAATGGCGGCTTCAGCGAACCCTTTATTACAGGACAAAGCATCTCGAGACCCTCACCTGTTTGCTACGGCATACCAAAAGCAAAGATTCTATCTGTTCGCTCGCAGTGACAAAGA GGAGAGTAAAGGCGAGCGTGACGTGTTCAACGAGAGACCTACAAGAGAGGAACAAACTGTGGCAGTTCCCgcggaagagaagaaacgTCCTTCGGCCAAACGTTGCACGATCCATACTACCAAGGGTGATATCTCTGTGCAACTCTTCCCTGACGAAGCACCCAAGACTGTAGAGAACTTCATCACTCACGCCCGAAACG GCTATTACAACGGAACAATCTTTCATCGTATTATCAAGAAATTC ATGATTCAAGGTGGCGATCCTTTTGGA GACGGTACCGGTGGCGAAAGTATTTGGGGTGGTACATTTGAGGACGAAATCTCTCCCAGGCTTAGGCACGATCGACCGTACACCCTTTCAATGGCTAATGCAG GACCGGGGACGAATGGATCGCAGTTTTTCATTACTACAGTACCTTGTCAGTGGTTAGATGGCAAACACAC CGTGTTTGGCCGAGCAGTCGGAGGTTTGGACAGTGTAGACGCCATAGAAGACGCGAAAACGGACAAAAACGACAGACCGTTCGAAGACATATCTATTAGTAGTATCACCGTGGAGTGA
- a CDS encoding hypothetical protein (HMMPfam hit to RhoGEF, RhoGEF domain, score: 55.4, E(): 1.6e-13), with amino-acid sequence MPIMDYLTANTASRTPTASSSSIDSLSGSSDTKAYKQSRSKSFGGVFKRHRLSWGGPSIEKFRLGERDSSNEDCSGGIGGKPYNEQQPLDNLNGQSYVNHIRRSSDSSQLIRDLRKGNESEDFKAIDTYRLPGIGFVGTNASKDAIERPPWRSIRCEESSGSLLSPGWSPALSDRLYEDLAPAPQNPSHRYLTPQDSYSLLLTYQSSAVTSHSSFDVSTSSRCPIDQKMSSSSADQELSPEWHQIVDKSLCDSLDKMEQRRQGLWWEIIKGEREYVRDMGIMHHVFIQELRDCRPPVIESTKLEPFIAEVFSTAVILSHAHETILRNLMERQRIEWPLLTTATDIYLQIMLEIVDPYEAYMKNYPFAEARVRRESVKNQEFHKFLELRNTASLTNRRDIFTFLSRPVTRLPRIILLLGELLKVTPKEHADKEDIPVLKEMLERVVKDTEHGIEAAAVKIKLWNIAERLLFKKGEITDLDISNPKRTFVHSSYLFRRIRSESNWHGWQDIYAILLDNYLLLTREEEGGKYVVISRKNNTVAMDTMLPAEALMYPFTVSIGGPEGKAYTLCTTDQAHRSEWIDKIQNTQMLRKYDLESNRIFVTHTISMPSKMRSPVICSETFIVHGRDTVAFATETSVWLGWLRDTHSFRELVQLQNGQISSIALVPEFSWLLVLSSGTLLAFNLKRMMPTSDPSTWMSMGRAQGQLLNQSGHSVAWVYTGKTKGRTLITYVVYGRNTHGCTLNFLEPLFDNSYPSASSLLSDPVFRSFASLHLPGHASSITFFRQTVAITTEKTIVIAEPGNPVYNCVPTAGSTAFLAEDAVVAKLLNGQGRTRAEGRPLGMWQTGGDEFILVYDWGACFVTKFGEICRSGAFLIWDLFPVYAIFRSPHLLLFDDSSRAEVRNVTSGKMCEVIEEKGLRMMPRTREEQGMLGWSEKGLIQLVETVEL; translated from the exons ATGCCAATTATGGACTATCTTACCGCCAACACTGCCTCAAGAACTCCGACAGCATCCAGTTCGTCCATCGACTCTCTGTCAGGTTCATCGGACACAAAGGCTTACAAGCAATCTCGATCGAAGAGCTTTGGAGGTGTGTTCAAGAGACATAGGCTATCATGGGGCGGTCCTTCCATTGAGAAGTTCAGAttgggagagagggattCAAGCAACGAGGACTGCAGTGGCGGCATTGGGGGCAAACCCTACAATGAACAACAACCGCTAGATAATTTAAACGGTCAGAGTTACGTCAACCACATACGCAGATCGAGCGATAGTAGCCAGTTGATTCGTGACCTTAGGAAGGGTAATGAGTCAGAAGATTTCAAAGCAATTGACACATACAGATTACCTGGTATTGGTTTCGTGGGCACAAACGCATCGAAGGACGCG ATAGAGCGGCCCCCATGGCGGTCCATCCGTTGCGAAGAATCATCCGGGAGTCTACTCAGTCCTGGGTGGTCCCCTGCCTTGTCCGATAGACTA TATGAAGACCTGGCTCCAGCTCCACAAAACCCTTCACATCGATATCTTACCCCTCAGGATTCAtattctctccttcttacCTATCAATCAAGCGCCGTTACATCACATTCCTCCTTCGACGTGTCCACTTCATCCCGATGCCCCATAGATCAGAAGatgtcatcttcttcagctgATCAAGAGCTAAGTCCAGAATGGCACCAAATTGTCGATAAATCTCTCTGTGATTCTTTGGACAAGATGGAGcaaagaaggcaaggacTGTGGTGGGAGATCATCAAGGGCGAGCGAGAATATGTGCGCGACATGGGTATCATGCATCAT GTATTTATCCAGGAGCTGAGAGATTGCAGACCGCCTGTAATTGAGTCCACTAAGCTAGAACCTTTCATTGCAGAAGTCTTCAGTACAGCTGTAATTCTGTCCCATGCTCATGAGACAATTTTAAGAAACCTGATGgaaagacaaaggattGAATGGCCTCTT TTGACTACAGCGACGGACATATATCTGCAGATTATGTTGGAGATCGTCGATCCATACGAGGCA TATATGAAGAATTATCCATTTGCAGAAGCCCGAGTGCGTCGAGAGTCTGTGAAAAATCAGGAATTTCACAAATTTCTTGAATTGCGGAACACTGCATCTCTGACAAACCGTCGTgacatcttcacctttttGTCTCGTCCAGTGACCCGGCTCCCTAGGATTATTCTTTTACTCGGTGAATTGCTGAAAGTAACTCCTAAAGAACATGCAGACAAGGAAGATATACCGGTCCTAAAGGAAATGCTCGAACGGGTGGTTAAAGATACAGAACATGGTATTGAGGCCGCCGCTGTTAAAATAAAACTGTGGAATATAGCAGAAAGATTGCTGTtcaagaagggagaaatCACG GATTTAGATATCTCCAACCCCAAAAGGACTTTTGTGCACTCAAGTTATCTGTTCCGACGAATCCGAAGCGAATCCAATTGGCACGGATG GCAGGATATATATGCCATTCTTTTGGATAACTATTTGCTTCTGAcaagggaggaagagggtgggAAGTATGTTGTGATATCGCGC AAAAACAATACAGTGGC AATGGATACCATGCTGCCAGCTGAGGCATTGATGTATCCTTTCACCGTCTCTATTGGGGGACCGGAAGGGAAAGCCTACACCTTATGCACTAC AGATCAAGCTCACCG TTCAGAATGGATCGATAAAATCCAGAATACCCAGATGTTGCGAAAATATGACTTAGAAAGCAATCGG ATCTTCGTCACGCATACCATATCTATGCCTTCAAAAATGCGTAGCCCGGTGATTTGTAGCGAAACATTCATCGTTCACGGCCGAGATACCGTGGCCTTCGCCACAGAGACATCGGTATGGTTGGGGTGGTTGAGAGATACGCATT CATTCCGCGAGTTGGTGCAATTGCAAAATGGGCAGATATCCTCCATAGCTCTGGTCCCAGAATTTTCGTGGCTGCTTGTTTTAAGTTCGGGTACCCTTCTAGCATTCAACCtcaagaggatgatgcCTACCTCCGATCCTTCAACATGGATGAGCATGGGGAGAGCCCAAGGGCAGTTGCTTAATCAATCTGGGCATTCGGTTGCTTGGGTATATACGGGCAAAACTAAGGGCCGGACACTGA TAACATATGTCGTCTATGGTCGAAACACGCATGGCTGCACTCTCAATTTTCTCGAACCACTGTTCGATAACAGCTATCcatccgcttcttctctcctttctgACCCTGTTTTCCGCAGCTTCGCCTCGCTCCACCTTCCTGGACATGCCTCTTCAATCACTTTCTTCCGGCAGACTGTGGCGATTACCACAGAAAAGACGATCGTTATAGCAGAACCTGGCAATCCGGTGTACAATTGTGTACCCACTGCCGGTAGTACTGCCTTTTTAGCTGAAGACGCCGTGGTTGCTAAACTTTTGAACGGTCAGGGAAGGACAAGGGCCGAAGGGAGGCCTTTGGGTATGTGGCAAACAGGAGGCGACGAATTTATTTTGGTATACGATTGGGGAGCATGCTTTGTGACCAAAT TTGGAGAAATATGCCGATCAGGAGCTTTTTTAATCTGGGATCTGTTCCCCGTCTACGCGATCTTCcgttctcctcatcttctactGTTTGATGATTCTAGTCGCGCAGAGGTCCGCAATGTGACCTCGGGGAAGATGTGTGAAGTTATCGAAGAGAAAGGCCTCCGTATGATGCCCCGTACCAGAGAAGAGCAGGGGATGCTGGGTTGGAGTGAAAAAGGGTTGATCCAGCTTGTAGAG ACGGTTGAATTGTAA
- a CDS encoding hypothetical protein (HMMPfam hit to Acylphosphatase, Acylphosphatase, score: 40.7, E(): 4.2e-09) — MLFPVLVYQGVNFRYHTQKEAQKLGLRGHCYNHSDSSVQGVAAGSSEKVEQFRKWLEKGPSSAEVHNVELIKELRNASEADVEKAVGTSSGFEVRR; from the exons ATGTTATTTCCTGTGCTTGTATACCAGGGGGTCAACTTCCGATACCATACTCAGAAAGA AGCCCAAAAACTAGGCCTTAGGGGCCATTGCTATAACCACAGTGACTCAAGCGTACAAGGCGTTGCTGCTGGATCGTCTGAAAAGGTGGAACAATT TCGAAAGTGGTTAGAAAAGGGACCTTCATCTGCTGAAGTCCATAACGTAGAGCTCATAAAGGAGCTCAGAAATGCTAGTGAGGCCGATGTGGAGAAGGCAGTAGGAACCAGCAGTGGTTTCGAAGTTCGACGGTGA